Below is a genomic region from Prochlorococcus marinus str. MIT 0918.
ATGGAGATTAATCTTTCTTTTTATAATAATTACATGAATTATGATTATTTGGGAAATATCAGAAATGATCATATGCAGGTTGCTATCTATTGACGGCTTTAATTCAGAGGTTCTTGTTAACTCTACTTTTATTTCTTTTTGGACTTTTCATAGTTTTGAAACTTGCTTCTTCTCTGAAAATTATTTTTGTGATATAGACATAAATTCTTGTTCTAGATCTATCATTTTAATCTCATTGTAATAAGAAACAGTATTACTAGAAAACCTAATTCTTGCAATACCAATGGTTTTCAGAGTTTAACGTTGTGGCCAGGTGAATTGTCTGGCTCCTTCAGAATCCATTTGTACTTGTATCGGGTTATTGTCGGCGATCAAGATTTTAAGTTAAGTCATGTCAAAGCGTTCTCTCTCAAGTCTCGGAATTGAGGACCTCAGTGGGAAGAAAGTTTTAGTTAGGGTTGATTTTAACGTCCCTCTTAATGAAGAAGGTTCGATAACCGATGACACAAGAATTCGTGCAGCTCTCCCAACTATTAAACATTTAATGGAGAATCAAGCCAAAGTAATTCTTGCAGCTCATTTTGGCAGACCTAAAGGTCAGGTGAATGAAAGTATGCGCCTTACCCCAGTCGCTAAAAGATTGAGTGAATTACTAGACCAGACTGTTGCAAAAACTGATAGTTGCATTGGTCCTGATGCAAAAGCAAAAGTCCAAGAAATGAGTAATGGAGAAGTTATTCTTTTGGAGAATGTCAGATTTATTGCAGGGGAAGAAAAAAATGATTCGGAGTTTTCAAAACAATTATCCGCTTTAGCTGAGATTTATGTGAATGATGCGTTTGGTGCAGCGCATAGAGCTCATGCTTCCACTGAAGGAGTGACAAACTTTTTAAATCCAAGTGTTGCAGGATATTTAATGGAAAAAGAGTTGCAATATTTGCAAGGGGCTATCGATTCACCTAAGCGTCCTTTAGCTGCAATTGTAGGTGGCTCTAAGGTAAGTAGTAAAATCGGAGTTTTAGAGTCTTTGATTGATAAGTGTGACAAGGTATTAATTGGTGGAGGAATGATATTTACCTTTTATAAAGCTAGAGGTTTGTCCGTAGGCAAAAGTTTAGTAGAAGATGACAAGCTGGAGCTTGCTCGATCTTTAGAACAAAAGGCAAAAGCTAAGGGGGTGCAGTTGCTTTTACCTAATGATGTCGTCTTAGCAGACAATTTTGCTCCAGATGCTGACAGTCAGATTTCAGACATAGATTCAATACCAGAAGGATGGATGGGTTTAGATATAGGACCTGAATCAATAAAGCTATTCCAAAAAGCTTTAGGTGATTGTCAAACTGTTATTTGGAATGGTCCTATGGGTGTTTTTGAATTTGATAAATTTGCGAATGGAACAAATGCAATTTCAACAACATTGGCTGAATTGAGTGCTAAAGGATGCTGCACAATTATTGGAGGAGGTGATTCTGTTGCAGCAGTAGAAAAGGCTGGGCTTGCATCCAAGATGTCTCATATTTCTACTGGTGGAGGAGCTAGTCTTGAGTTGCTTGAGGGGAAGGTTTTGCCAGGGGTTGCAGCGCTTGACAATCAAGCTTAATTAAACAATATTTTTCTAGCAAAGTTATCTGTAATTATTTAAGGATTAAATTTTCTTTTTTAGATACAATTTTAACTGCTTTAGTTATAGATACAATCCCATTTGGATGGGCTAAAAGAGCCCCCCACCTTTGTATACCTGGTTTTAAAGGAGCCCTTACCTTCTTAAAGATTCCTCCAGATTCCATTGGCACTAATTCAATTTCTTGATGATTATTTGAGTGTAAATCTTTTGAATTTATAGCTATTAAACCACCTGCTAAAATTGAATCTTTTAGGGGTTTATTCACTATAATATCAATATCATAACTACTTCCTGTAAGAACTATATTCGGTATACCTATTGTTATATCTATGTCGCTATTAATTGTTTTTAATATTGAGTATTCACTAATTAATTCTGTAGCAATAGCTTTCATATCACTAAGCTTAACAGCAATTACTTTCTCGGCTTTTAGTGAGTATTCATATGCACCTATTTGTTCTTTACCTTTTATATCTATTAATAGCATTTGCTTTGCATTTGACTTACTTTTTAAATGTTTTATAGACCATTTTGCATTTGGAAATGATTCCCTAAAATAATTATATTTTTGATATAGTTCATCAGCTATTTTAGTTGCAAATAATTGGTAGAGATCCGCTTTTTTTTTGCTATTTAATGCTTTTTCTACTTTATTGCCAAAGGCTTCAATTTCATTGGCTTCGACCAAAGTGCTTGGATAGAAAGCCAACATGACCATTAATCCTGAAGAAAAAATAGATTTAAGTAAATTGTGCACCTAGTGAGTTTTTAGTTACCTATAACTTAACCGTAGACCATTTTGAGTACTGTTTTTATGGTTAGGCTTCTTATTGCTGCTAGTGGTACAGGGGGACATATTTTCCCTGCTCTTTCAGTAGCAGAAGAATTGCCTGTTTCTTGGGAAATAAGCTGGTTAGGGGTGCCTAGTCGTTTGGAGAACGTATTAGTTCCAAAAAAATTTCAGATGACATTAATACCAGTTGATGGTTTACAAGGGAATGGTCTAAAGAAGGTTTTTCAATTGATCAAGTTAATTGCATCTAGTTTTTTGGTTATTCGTTTGATTAGGAGGAAACGAATTCAAGTTGTATTTTCAACAGGAGGGTATATTGCGGCCCCTGCAATAATTGCCTCAAAAATTTGTGGCGTGAAAGTTATTTTACATGAATCTAATGCTTTCCCTGGAAAAGTAACACGGCTCTTGGGAATTTTTTGTGATGAGGTTGCCTTGGGGATACCTCATGCAAAAGAAAAATTAATAAGTTGCAAAACGATTTGTACTGGGACACCTGTTAGAAAATCATTTCTTCTCAAACATGCATTACCTCGATGGGTACCTCAAGGATGTTCTCCATTAATTGTTGTGATGGGTGGTAGTCAAGGAGCTGTAGGGTTAAATAACATTATTAAAGAGATATTACCTACCTTATTGAGCAGAGGGTTTCGAATTGTTCATATTACAGGTGAGAATTCGGCATTAGGAATTAAGAATCGAAATTTAGTTGAAAAGACTTTTACTAATGATATCCCTGGCTTATTTCAACATGCTCATCTTGTAATTACTAGAGCCGGTTCTGGTGCTTTAAGCGAACTTGCTGTATGTGGTACTCCTGCAATTTTTGTTCCTTATCCATATGCAGCAGATAACCATCAAGAATGTAATGCTGTATATGCAGCATTACATGGAGGTGCATTTATTATTCATCAACATCAATCCAGCTCAAAAACATTACAGAAGACTATAGAACTTTTATTCCGAGGCTATTTATCTAACAATTCTATTCAGAATGACTTGTTAGAACAAATGAGTAAAGGAATGAAAAGAATAGCTAGTTCAAAAGCCCATTTGAAATTAGTAAAAATACTTATAAGCTATGTGTGATTATTTTTTTCATTGTATCTACAATACGTCGATTATTTGATTTACTCTGAAGACTAATACGCAGCCAATTTTCTCCTAACCCTTTAAAGGATCTACAATCGCGCACTAAAATATTTTTATAACCAAG
It encodes:
- a CDS encoding phosphoglycerate kinase codes for the protein MSKRSLSSLGIEDLSGKKVLVRVDFNVPLNEEGSITDDTRIRAALPTIKHLMENQAKVILAAHFGRPKGQVNESMRLTPVAKRLSELLDQTVAKTDSCIGPDAKAKVQEMSNGEVILLENVRFIAGEEKNDSEFSKQLSALAEIYVNDAFGAAHRAHASTEGVTNFLNPSVAGYLMEKELQYLQGAIDSPKRPLAAIVGGSKVSSKIGVLESLIDKCDKVLIGGGMIFTFYKARGLSVGKSLVEDDKLELARSLEQKAKAKGVQLLLPNDVVLADNFAPDADSQISDIDSIPEGWMGLDIGPESIKLFQKALGDCQTVIWNGPMGVFEFDKFANGTNAISTTLAELSAKGCCTIIGGGDSVAAVEKAGLASKMSHISTGGGASLELLEGKVLPGVAALDNQA
- a CDS encoding UDP-N-acetylglucosamine--N-acetylmuramyl-(pentapeptide) pyrophosphoryl-undecaprenol N-acetylglucosamine transferase; the protein is MVRLLIAASGTGGHIFPALSVAEELPVSWEISWLGVPSRLENVLVPKKFQMTLIPVDGLQGNGLKKVFQLIKLIASSFLVIRLIRRKRIQVVFSTGGYIAAPAIIASKICGVKVILHESNAFPGKVTRLLGIFCDEVALGIPHAKEKLISCKTICTGTPVRKSFLLKHALPRWVPQGCSPLIVVMGGSQGAVGLNNIIKEILPTLLSRGFRIVHITGENSALGIKNRNLVEKTFTNDIPGLFQHAHLVITRAGSGALSELAVCGTPAIFVPYPYAADNHQECNAVYAALHGGAFIIHQHQSSSKTLQKTIELLFRGYLSNNSIQNDLLEQMSKGMKRIASSKAHLKLVKILISYV